GTGCGCACATCGGCAAACATGTGGTCATAAGCAGTAACGCCAGCTTTTGTATCGGAGCCGGTCGGGTCGACGTTGCTGTTGCGCCATACACCGAATGGACTGATCCCGAACTGAACGTGAGGCTTGACGCTCTTGATGGACTGATTCAATTGTTGAACAAACTGATTGATATTATCGCGGCGCCAGTCTGCTTTGGATACGATTTTTTTGCTGTTGTAAGCCTTGAATGCTGCATCGTCTGCAAAGGCGACATTGGAAGGATAGAAATAATCATCCAGATGGACACCATCGATTTCATAGCGCTGCACGACTTCCATGACTTCGTTGATAATTTGCTGACGTGCTGCCGGAACACCCGGATTGATGTACAACTTTTTGTTGGCATTCACAATCCAGTCAGGGTGCTGCTTGATCACGTGATTCGCTGGCAATTGGTCTGTTTTTGCATCGGTAGTGGCACGGAACGGGTTGAACCAAGCATGGAATTGCATCCCGCGCCTATGCGTTTCTTCTACCATAAAGGCAAGTGGGTCGTAGCCAGGATTTTTCCCTGGAGTTCCCGTCAAAAATCTCGACCATGGAGTGAGTGTAGAAGGGTACAGTGCATCTCCAGATGGACGCACTTGCACGAAAACAGCGTTCATTCCCATGGCTTGCAGTTCATCTAGTAGCTGTATGTATTCTTGTTGCTGTTTCGCTTGGTTTCCGTAAGAACCGGAAGAAGGCCAGTCCAAGTTGTAGACCGTAGATATCCATACCCCGCGCAAGCCTCCGTTTGTCACGATCGGCGTGCCTGGTGCCATACCGCCAGTTTCACTCGATACATCCGGTGGTTGTGGTGTCATGGTAGCGACGTTTCCGCTTTGCAGGCGAATGGTTCTTGTTTTGTCTTCCCATTTTACCTCAAGTCCCATTTGCTCGGAGACAAAGCGCAGCGGAACCATAATTCTTCCTTGTTTGTTCTGAACAGAAGCATCGAGTAGGACGCTATTGTTGTTCACGAGAGCGTTCTTTTGATTAACCGTCAGGGACAACAAGGTATCTTGCTTGCTGATCATTGCGGTTTGAGACTTTGGCTCCCAATTTACTTTGGCTCCCAGATTTTCACCGATCACCCGCATTGGGACCATCGTTACGTTTGCTTTTGGAACAATGTACGGAGCGACGTCACT
The window above is part of the Brevibacillus antibioticus genome. Proteins encoded here:
- a CDS encoding family 10 glycosylhydrolase, producing MKVRKWFMLLLMFVLCIPTMGISVQAAQTSSGISIYLDGQQIKSDVAPYIVPKANVTMVPMRVIGENLGAKVNWEPKSQTAMISKQDTLLSLTVNQKNALVNNNSVLLDASVQNKQGRIMVPLRFVSEQMGLEVKWEDKTRTIRLQSGNVATMTPQPPDVSSETGGMAPGTPIVTNGGLRGVWISTVYNLDWPSSGSYGNQAKQQQEYIQLLDELQAMGMNAVFVQVRPSGDALYPSTLTPWSRFLTGTPGKNPGYDPLAFMVEETHRRGMQFHAWFNPFRATTDAKTDQLPANHVIKQHPDWIVNANKKLYINPGVPAARQQIINEVMEVVQRYEIDGVHLDDYFYPSNVAFADDAAFKAYNSKKIVSKADWRRDNINQFVQQLNQSIKSVKPHVQFGISPFGVWRNSNVDPTGSDTKAGVTAYDHMFADVRTWIQQGWIDYVTPQIYWSLSFAPAQYDKLVTWWANEVQGTNVKLYIGHSPYKLGTAEAGWQSAQEIINQLNYNAMVPQVQGSIFFSAKDLRKNPLGLLPALSSYYNR